CTTCCCCGTCGTCAGGGACCTGGTGACGGACGTGTCCTTCAACTACCAGAAGGCACGGGAGGTACCCGCGTTCGTACCGCCGCCGGGAGTCGCCGCGGGCGAGTACCGGATGCAGCAGGTGGACGTGGAACGCTCGCAGGAGTTCCGTAAGTGCATCGAGTGCTTCCTGTGCCAGGACACCTGTCACGTGGTCCGGGACCACGAGGAGAACAAGTCCTCGTTCGCCGGGCCGCGCTTCCTGATGCGGGTCGCCGAGCTGGACATGCACCCGCTGGACGGGGCCGAGGAGACCGGCCTGGACCGCAAGCGCACCGCGCAGGACGAGCACGGGCTCGGGTACTGCAACATCACCAAGTGCTGCACGGAGGTCTGCCCCGAGAACATCAAGATCACGGACAACGCGCTGATCCCGCTGAAGGAGCGGGTGGCCGACAAGAAGTACGACCCGCTGGTCTGGCTGGGCGACAAGATCCGCCGTCGCACGAACAGTTGAGCGCCGGGCGCCGGACGGGCACTGTGTTCCGTCCGGCGCCCGCGTACCTGTTCCTTTTTCTACCGTTCGACGGCGCGCTCGACTGACCGTTGGACGGACTGCTCGACCAGTCTCTCGATGCCGTCCAGCATCCGTTCGAGCCCGAACTCGAAGAGCGCGCCGAGTTCGAGGTCGAAGTCCCCGCCCCCGAACAGCGTCGACAGCACCGGATACTCCCCCGTGAGCTGGATCGAATCCACGCGCGTCTCGTTGGCCGCCATCCACTCGTCGGCCGTCATCCCCGTGTCCTGCCGCGCCTGCGACTCCAACTCGACCGCCATCGCGACGCCCTGGGCGTAGCCGAGCAGGGCGAGATGGGTGTGGATCATTCCGTACGGCGTGAGACCGAGCCCGCGCAGGGTGCCCAGCGTCCGCTCCGTGTAACTCATCGCGTGCGGTGAGGCCAGCGGCCGGGTCAGCCCCGCCATCGCTCGGGCCAGCCAGGGATGGCGCTCGTACTGGCTCCACAACCACCGCAGCTCCCGCGCCAGCCGTGGACGCCAGCCGACGGGCTCGGGCCCCGTGGGCCCGCCGCTGAACACCGCCTCGGACATCAGACGCACCAGCTCACCCTTGCTGGGGACATGGCGGTACAGGGCCATCGTGGACGTACCGAACTCCGTCGCCACGCGTCGCATCGACAGCGCGCCCAGCCCTTCGGCGTCGGCGAGCGCGATGGCCGCGCGCACCACGCGATCGCGGCTGAGGGCCTGGTGGGGAGACGTGCCGCGGCCCGTGGAGTGGTCGGGGTCCGCGACCACCGTGCCGACGCCGGGCACCGCCCGCACCAGACCTTCCTGGTTGAGCGCGGCAAGCGCCTTGGTGGCGGTCGCCATCGCGACACCCCACTCCTGGGTGATGCGGCGGGTGGACGGCACACGGTCGCCGGGCGCGAGTTCCCCGGAGGCGATACGGCGGCGGAGTTCGGCCGCGATACGGAGGTAGGGCGGATCGACTGACATGACCCTCACCGTACTAGTGCACTCAAGGCATCAAGTCCCCTTCCTGGCAGGGCTTTGGGGCCGGTGCACTAGGGAGCTGTTTGCCGCGTACGCGCGGAGCCGATTACGTACCGCACATGGAGAACTCACACACCCCCGGCCTCGCGGGCCGCAAGGAATGGATCGCCCTCGGCGTCCTGATGCTTCCACTGCTCCTCGTCTCGATGGACATCTCGATCCTGTACTTCGCGATCCCCTTCGTCAGTCAGGACCTGGAGCCCAGCGCCACCCAGCAGTTGTGGATCCTGGACATGTACGGCTTCGTACTCGCCGGGCTGCTCATCACGATGGGCGCGCTCGGCGACCGGATCGGCCGGCGCAAACTCGTGCTCGCGGGCGCGGCGGTGTTCGGCGCGGCCTCGGTCGCCGCGGCCTACGCGCACTCGGCCGACGCGCTCATCGGCGTACGCGCGCTGCTCGGGCTCGGCGGCGCCGCCCTCATGCCGTCGACACTCGCCCTCATCCGCAATCTCTTCCACGACGCGAAGCAGCGCGGCCGGGCCGTGACGATCTGGACGGGCGTCATGACCACCGGCATCTCGCTCGGGCCGGTGGTCAGCGGACTGCTGCTCGAACACTTCTGGTGGGGGTCGGTCTTTCTGATCAACCTGCCGGCGATGGCGCTGCTGCTGGTGCTGGTGCCGTTCCTGGTACCGGAGTCCCGGACGGACTCCGGCGCCGAAGGGGTGGGCAATGGAGCGCGTGACGGAGTGCGTGAACCGTTCGATCTGGTGAGCGCGGCGCTCTCGCTCGCCGCCCTGCTCACGGTCATCTACGGCATCAAGGAGTGGGCCCGGCACGGATTCGCAACTGTTCCCGCCCTCGCCGTCGTCGTGGGACTGGCGCTCGGGTATGTCTTCGTACGCCGCCAGAAGCGCCTCGCCAACCCGTTGATCGACCTCGAACTGCTGGGGCGGCGGGCATTCGGGGGGCCGGTGTTCGCGAACGTGCTCGCGATGTTCGCGACGGTGGGCATGGCGGTCTTCCTCACCCAGTACCTCCAGTCGGTGCAGGGTCTGAAGCCCTTCGAGGCGGCGCTGTGGAGCCTCGTACCGGCGTCGGGCGTGATCGTGGCGGCGCCGACGGCGGCGATCCTCGCGCAGCGCGTCGACCGCGCGTATGTCATGGGCGGCGGCTTCGTCGTCGCGGCGGCCGGGTTCTCCTGGCTGACCCAGATCCGTACGGACTCGCCTCTCTGGTTCTGCCTCTCGGCGGGCGCCCTCTATGTGGGCGGTCTGGTCGCGGCCATGACCCTCGCCAACGAACTCGCGATCGGCGCCGCCCCGCCGGAGCGCGCGGGCTCGGCCGCCGCCGTACTCGAATCGGGCCAGGAACTGGGCGGTGCGCTGGGAATGGCCGTCCTCGGCTCGGTCGGGGCCGCGGTCTACAGCCGGGACATGGCCGACGCCCTGCCGGCCGATGTCACCGCCGCGCTGCCGGGCGGCGAGGCGGACGCCGTACGGGAGACGCTGGGCGGCGCGGCGGCCGCCGCGGCCCGGCTACCGGCCGAGGCGGGCGACAGCGTGCTGGAGGTGGCTCGGGACGCGTTCTCGCACGGGATGGGACTGGCGTCGGTCGGCGCCGCCGTCGTCATGGTGGTGGCCGCGCTCTTCTCGTTCGTGGCGCTGCGGGGCACGGCCGGGCGCGCCACGAGCAGGGCCGGGAAGGGCCCCGAGGGGGGCGACCTTGCTCGTGCACAGACCGGCGTCCTAGAGTGAATGCGCTTACACAGTGGGCGTGGACGGGGAGAATGTGACCAAGTGGAGTGGAGTGACTCCGAACGGAGTGGCTTCGAACGGGGTGACTTCGAGCGCGGCATCTTCCAGCACGGTGCCTGTGAGCGCGGTGCCTTCGAGCGCGGTGCCTTCGAGCGCGGTGCATGACCAGTCAGAAGTCACAGCGGCGAGAGCGGATGGTCGGATCGGGTGAGTGCCCCCACGGTGTACGACGTCGCCGAGCGGTCCGGCGTCTCGATTGCCACGGTTTCGCGCGTCTACCGCAATCCGGACTCCGTACGCGCCCAGACCCGGGACCGCGTACTGGAGGCGGCCCGCTCCCTCGGATACGTACCGAGCGGCAACGCCCGTGGGCTGGCGAGCCGGACCACCGGCGTCCTCGGACTCTGCTTCCCGGACTACGCGGACCCGGACGCCGAGACCGACGCGGAGGCCGAGGCGGACGCCGAGGCCGACGACTCCGCCGTGATGCTCTACTCCGACCAGATCATCCGCGGCATGGAACGGGCGGCACGGCGGCACGGGTACGCGCTACTGATCGCCGCCTCGCTGGCGGGCGGGCCGGAGAGCCTGGTCGCCAAGGTCGCGGGACGGGTGGACGGATTCGCCGTACTGGCGAGGACCGTGCCCACCGAGGACCTTGAGGTCATCTCACGGCGACTGCCGGTGGTGATGCTGGCCGGGCCCCGCGAGATCGACCACCTCGACCACATCGAGGTGGCGAACTCCGACGGGGAACGGGAGCTGGCCCGTCATCTCATCCGCGACCACGGGCTGCGCCGACTGGCCTTCGTGGGCGGTCTGCGGGAGTCGCCCGACGCGGAGGCACGCTTCCGCGGCTACCAGGAGGCCTGCCGCGAGGCGGGCCTCCCGGTAGCCGACGAGCCGGACCTGCGCGCCGAGATGATGACGCAGGCCGAGGGCGAACGGACGACCGACGCGCTCCTGGACCGGGCCGCCGTGCACGAGCGGCCGCAGGCGATCCTCTTCGCCAACGACCAGATGGCAATCGGCGCGCTGCACGCGCTGGAACGGCGCGGGGTGCGGGTGCCCGAGGACATCGCGGTGACCGGCTTCGACGGCATCCCGATGAGCCGGATCGTGCGGCCCTCGCTGACGACGGTCCGCCAGCCGATGCGCCGGCTGGGCGAGGAGGCCGTGGAACTCCTGATCCAGCGCCTGGCCGACCCGACCCGCGACCCGGTCTCCCTGATGCTCCCGGTCTCCCTGACCCACCGCGCAAGCTGCGGCTGCCCCTAACCCCTGCCCCCGCATTTCAAGCCCGTCCGGCGATTGAAGACACCCGACCGCCGACCGGACCCGCATTTCAAGCCCGTCCGGCGATTGAGGACACCACCCACCGGCCGGACCGGGCACGCTCCCCAGCCCCACCAGCCAACCGGGCCCGCACCTCAAGCCCGTCCGGCGTTTGAGGACAACCCGCCGCCGCGCGAGCCAGACACCATCCCAAGGCTCATGCCCAGTCGGCAGGCCCGCATTTTCAAGCCCGTCCGGCGATTGAGGACAACCGACCACCGGGCGAACCCGGCACCACCCCGAGCCCCAGGCCCCCCGCCTCAACCAAGCCGCGCCCCAAAGAACTCACGGCGAGCCTTCGCCAGCGCCTCAACCCCCTCCCCCTCACCCTCGTACGCGAAGTGCCCCGCCCGCAGAACATGCAGCTCCCGCACCTCCGGCAGCGCGTTGTACACCGCGAACTGCCCCGGCGGCGGCACCGCCGGGTCGAACAGCGCGGGCGCGACCATCATCGGCACACCGACCCGGCCCGCCGCCGTCGCCGCGTCGAAGTACGCGAGGACGTCCATGACCTCCGGATGCTCCTCGCGGTACGCGCGCACCGCTTCCCCGCTCCCCACGCACGGCAGCGTCACCCGCAACGGATGATTCCCGAACGTCGGCACCGTCAACTGCCCACAGGCGAACCGTTCGTCCCACGGCAGCGCCAACGCCCCCAGCCCGCCCCCGAAGCTCTCCCCCACATACCCCAGCCGCGCACTCCCGCCGGGCCCCGCTCTCCTCAGCTCCGGCACCAGCTCCAGCAGCGCCGACGCCGCGCACCACAGATCGGCCACGCAGTCGCCGATCACATACGTCTCGCGTGAGTCGATGCCGTGCAGCACATGTTCATCGGCCTCACCCGGAATCCCGGGGCGCCGGCTGCGAGAGCCCATCCCCCGCACGCACGGCAGGATCGCGGCGCTACGCGGCAACGGCAGCGGCACGTCCGCCCCCGGCTCCTGCCGCCCGCCATAACCGTGCCCGATCACGAAACCGTGCTCCGCCGCCCCCTTGACCGGCAGCACCAGCCAGCCGCCGAGCCGCAGCCCGCCCACCGACGTGTAGGACACCCCGAAGATCCGGCAGCCGTCCCGTTCGTCCTCCTGCGGCCCGACGGCCGGCGCGGTCGCCACCCCTGCCGCCGCAGCGAAACGGTCCCTCCAGTACGCGTCGAATCCGTCCGGCGGGGCAGGCGCGGGGATGTCGAGCAACTCGTCCAGGTTCCGGCCGTAGGCCGGGTCGAAGGGGTAGTCGTGCTCGAACTCAGACATGAGCGCGACACTAACCCCGGCCCTCCACCGATCGGAGCGCAACCGGAATCGACACAACTACTTCCGCAACGCAAACCGCCCACCTAGCCTGCGGAAGAAGAGATTCCGGATGTCCCACATGTTGCACGAGTGTGACCAAAGCCCCTCTTGCGGTTCTCGGAATGCCTGCAGCAGAGTGATGTATGCGCTTACAGGCAGCGCATACATCGGTGAGCTCAAGGAGGAGCCGTCCATGCATCGCACCGCCAGAACCGCCTCTGCCGCCATCGCCCTCACGATGGCCGCAGGAATCACCGCATGCGGCAGCTCAGGAGGCGAAGGTGTCGCCGCCGACAAGAAGCAGACCCTCACCGTGTGGGCCATGGGCGTCGAGGGCGAGAAGCTCGCCGACGTGGCCAAGGTGTACGAGGAAGCCAACCCGCACATCACCGTGAAGGTCACCCCCATCGGCTGGGACGTCGCCCACCAGAAGCTGGTCTCCGCCGCTGCCGCCGGCACTCTGCCCGACATAACGCAGATGGGCAGCAGCTTCATGGGTGAGTTCGTCGAACTCGGCGTCCTGGAGCCGGTCGACACCAAGACCTTCAAGAAGGACGACTTCTTCCCCGCCGCCTGGGAACAGGGCGTCGCGGACGGCGAGACCTACGGCGTCCCCTGGTACGTCGAGACCCGCGTCCTCTACTACCGCACCGACCTGGCGAAGAAGGCCGGCATCACCAAGGCCCCCACCACCTGGCCCGAACTCCAGCAGGCGGCCTCCGACTTCCAGGACAAGGCCGGTACCAAGTGGGGCATCTCGCTCCAGCCCGCCGGCCTGGACGCCGTCCACAGCTGGTACCCCTTCCTGTACTCGGCGGGCGGATCGATCGTCGCCGACGGCAAGGCCGCCATGGACAGCCCGGAGACCGTCCGCGCCCTCAACGAGTACGGCACGTACTTCGACAAGGGCCTCGCCAAGAAGAGCTTCCAGCCCGGCTACGAAGTCCTGACGGACTTCAACTCCGGCGACGTCCCCATGTTCTACTCCGGCCCCTGGACCATGACGGGCATCAACAACGACTACCCGGACCTCAAGGGCAAGTGGGCCATCGCGAAGGTCCCCGCCGACAAGACGTCCTCCTCCATGGCCGGTGGCTCCAGCCTCGTCATCTCCAAGGACAGCGAGCACAAGGAAGCCGCCACGGAGTTCCTCAGCTACCTCACCGACACCAAGGGCCAGGAGGACTGGTTCAAGCGCTCGGGCGACCTGCCGGCCAACACCAGCGCCTGGGACTCCGGCGAACTCGCCAACGACGCCAACTTCAAGATCTTCCGTGAGCAGATGGAGACCGCCCAGTCCTGGCCGGTCCTGTCGCAGTGGACCGAGATCTCCTCGAAGGCCGACGACGCCATCTCACAGGTGACCCAGGGCAAGGCCTCCGCCGAGGACGCCGCGAAGAAGGCCCAGTCCGAGATCGAAGGGCTTGTGGAGTAGTCGTCATGAGCACCACGACCGAACCGGCCGCCGAAGCGGCCCCGGTGAAGACCGGGCCGGGGGCTCACCCCCCGCCCGGCGGACGGAACCGCGGCAAGCGGGAGACCGTCGCCGTGCAGCACACGGCCGGCTGGTTGTTCTCCACCCCCTTCCTGGTGCTCTTCGCCGTCTTCATGGCCCTGCCGATCGTCGCGACGCTCGTCATGAGCTTCACGGACTTCGGCCTGCGCAATGTCACCGATCCCTTCTCGGCGGAGTTCATCGGCTTTGAGAACTACACGAAGCTGCTCGACGACGAGAAGTTCCTCAAGTCGCTCTTCAACACGGCGTACTTCGTGGTCGTCGGTGTACCGCTGACCGTCGGCCTCGGGCTGTTCGTCGCCGTCCTGCTCAACAACGGCATCGACCGGGCGCGCACCTTCTTCCGGGTCGGTTTCTACGCCCCGGTCGTGACCAGCATCGTCGCGATCGCCGTCGTCTGGCGCTTCGTCCTCGACCCGGCCGACGGACTGATCGCGGGCCTCGCCTCCGAAGTCGGCCTGACGTCACCGGACTTCCTCGGCTCCGAGGCGCTCGCCATGCCCTCGCTGATCGTGATGGCCGTGTGGCGCAACCTCGGCACGGTCATGGTGCTCTTCATCGCCGGCCTCCAGGCCATCCCCCCCGACGTAAGGGAGGCGGCCCGGCTGGACGGCGCGAGCACCTGGCAGGAGTTCCGCCGCATCACCGTGCCGCTGCTGCGGCCGACGATGCTCTACACCACGGTCATCACCACGATCGGCTATCTCAACGTCTTCGAGGAGCCGTTCGTGATGACGCAGGGCGGGCCCTCGGACAGCACGCTCACCGTGTCGCTGTCCATGTACCGCGAGGGCTTCAACTTCTTCCACATGGGCTACGCGAGCGCCATGGCGTATGTGCTCTTCGTCGTGATCATGGCGATCACGGTGCTCCAGCTCCGTCTGCTGAAGGACAACACGAAATGAGCGCCGCGCGTACGACCACGCCCCCGCCCTCCGCACCCACCGGTCCGCAGGACCCCAAGGGTCCGGGCCGCTCCGGCCCCAGCCCAGTCGGTGTCCCGACGTCGCGCGGCGGGCGGCTGCGAAAGCCCGGCGTCTATGTGCTGCTCTCGATCGGTCTGCTGGTCATGGTGGCGCCCTTCCTCTGGATGGGTCTGTCCGCCTTCAAGACGGACCGTGATCTGACGGCGAACCCTCCGGTGTGGATCCCCACCGAGTGGACCTTGGAGCACTTCGGGGAACTGCTCGACCGTCTCGACATCCCGCTCTACTTCTTCAACTCCCTCACCGTGGCCGTCCTGGTGACCGCCTGCAATCTGGTGTTCTGCTCGATGCTGGGCTACGCGCTGGCCAAACTGCGGTTCGGCGGCCGGAACAAGGTCTTCGCGCTGGTACTCGGCGCGCTGATGGTCCCCGGCAACCTGATGCTGCTTCCGCTCTTCGTCCTGATGAGCAAGCTCCAGCTGATCGATTCCTACGCGGGGCTCGTGCTGCCGTTCGCCGCCCAGGCCTTCGGGGTCTTCCTGATGCGGCAGTTCATGCAGTCGATCCCCGACGAACTGCTGGAGGCGGCCCGGATCGACGGTGCCCGCGAGTGGTACATCTTCTGGCGGATCGCGATGCCGCTGGTCAAACCGGCGTTGGCGACTCTGTCGATCCTTATCTTCCTGGGTTCCTGGAACAACTTCGTCTGGCCGTTGATCGCGACGAACGACCCGGAGAAATACACGCTCCCGGTGGCCCTCGCCACCTTCGCCACCGACCCCAACCAGTCGGCCGGCTCCAACGGCATGCTGATGGTCGGCTCCCTCCTGATCATCCTGCCGGTGCTGCTGGTCTTCATCGTTCTGCAAAGGCACTTCACCCAGGGCCTCGCCACCACCGGCATGAAGTAGCCACCGTCTCCGCCCTTCCCGACGCGTACCGCGGCTCCGACGCCGCCGCTCTACCGCCGTGCACTTATCGACGAAAAGGTTTGTACCGCCATGACCGAGAAGTCCACCGCTCGCGCCGACTGGGAGACCCGTATCGGGAAGCCCAGTGATCAGCGGCTCACCGGCATCGGGGAACTCCCCGCCCCCGGCGGCCTGTCCGCCGAGGACGGCACCGGCCACGTGCTGCTGACGTGGCACCCGGTGGCGGGCGCGCTCGGATATCTCGTGCACCGCGCCGATTCCGTCGAGGGGCCCTACGAACCGCTCGACCACCTCGGCGGCGATGTGCTCGCCGTCCCCCACCCGCCGTACGCCGACACACTCGCCGAGCCGGGCCGCGGCTACTTCTACAAGGTCGCCACCTGGTCCGACAGCGGAGCCGGCTCTCTCTCCGAAGCCGCCGCTGGCTGCGCCAGGGCGGCCGGCTCCAGCCCTGCCCCGGTCACCGTCACGGTGGACGCCGCGGCACCCACCACGCCCCTCCCCGGGGTCTGGAACAGGATGATCGGCGCCGAGCACTTCTCGCTGCTGACCTGGGACAAGCCCGGTGCGGGCGGCTCCGACGTCGCCAAGGAGTACGCCCAGGCCCTCGGCATCGTCCGTGACGAGATCGGCGTCCGCTCCGTCAGGGCGCACGGCACTTTCCTCCCGGAGACTCTGACCGTCAAGCCCGACGGCTCGTTCGACTTCTCCGGCCTGGACGAGGTCTACGACCGCTTCCTGGCCACCGGTCTCCAGCCCGTCGTCGAGCTCTCCTTCATGCCGAAGGAACTCGCCGCCGATCCGCACTACACGGTCTTCGACTATCAGGCCCTGGTGTCCAAGCCCGCGGTGTGGGAGCACTGGGGTGACCTCTGCCGCGAGGTGACCGTCCACCTCCAGGACCGGTACGGCAAGGACACCGTCGCCGGCTGGGAGTTCGAGGTCTGGAACGAGGCCAATCTGGAGGTCTTCTGGAACGGCACCCAGGACGACTACCACCGGCTGTACGAAGTCGCCGTCCGCGCCGTGAAGGGCGTCGACGAGCGGATCAGGGTCGGCGGCCCGTCGTCCGCCGCCGCCGGCTGGGTCGGCGCGCTTCTCGAGTACTGCCAGGAGCGCGACGTACCGGTCGACTTCATCTCCACCCACACCTACGGCAACGCCCCGCTGGACTTCCGTCCGATGACCCGCGCGTTCGCGGAGGCGACCGGCAGGCCCGAGCCGGAGATCCTGTGGACCGAGTGGGGCGTCACGCCCACCCACTTCCACCGGGTCAGTGACTCCGTGTTCGCCGCCCCGTTCGTCCTGCGCGGCATGAAGAGCGCCTTGTCGTCCACCGACGCGCTGGCGTACTGGGTCGCCTCGGACCAGTTCGAGGAGCTGGGCTGGCCGCCCAGGCTCTTCCACGGCGGATTCGGTCTGCTCACGGTCGGCAATCTGCGCAAACCCCGCTTCTGGGCGCTGTATCTCCTCTCCCAGCTGACCGGCGGTCGGATCCCCGCCGCGGTCAGCGGCGATGGAGCCGAGGCACTCGTGGAGTCCCTTGCCACCCGCGCCGACAACGGCTCCACCATCGACGTACTGCTCTGGAACGGCACGCTCGACCAGTCCAAGATCGACGGCTCCGCGCTGCTGGACCGTACGGCGACCGTACGGATCGACGGACTTGAGCCGGGCACCACCTACACCGCGCTCTCCCGCCGGGTCGACGAGCAGCACTCCAACATCCAGGCCGTCTGGAACGACCTCGGCGGCGGCGACTGGCCCGACGATCTCCAGTGGGCGAAGCTCCGGTCCGCGGACGAACTGTCCGTGGAACCCCTCGCGCCCCTGGTCGCCGACGACACGGGCACGGCGACGCTGACCGTCCCGCTGCCCAACCCGGGCATCCGCTTCCTGCGCCTCGCCCGGACCTGATCGACCCCACAGTCCCGGGGGTCGGCGGCACCTGACCGCCGCCGGCCCCCGTACCAGCACCGCCGCCATGGCCGGACCTCCGGACAAACTTCCGGCCATGGCGGCGGCCAAAGACCTGGCCCAGGCAACGGCCCTGGCCACAACTCCACACCTGCCAAGGGGAGCTGGACTCTCATGGATCGTCGTAAGTTTCTCGCTGCCGCGGGAACCGGGGCCACCGCCCTGACCCTCGGAGCCGTCACCACACCCGCCGTATCCGCGCCGACCTCGGCCGCGTCGCGTTCTCGTGTTGTTCATGCCTCTGATACACCGCTGCTGCAGCGCTGGTTCCGCGATACGTATCACTCGATCGAGGCAATGACGACCGACATCGGTCTCGCCGCCGACAAGATCAACCTCGATGCGCCGGGCGGCCCCGTCCCCTCGCAGAACACCTCGCCGACCAATATCGGCTGCGGGCTGTGGTCCACCGTCGCCGCCGCCGGACTCGGCGTCATCGACCAGGACACCATGCGCCGCCGGCTCGAGCTCACCGTCACCGCCGTCGAGAAGCTCGAACGCCACCACGGCTTCTGGCTCAACTGGTACGACGCGCACGACGGCTCGGTGCTCACCAACTGGCCCGGCACCGGCGACCCGGTCCGTCCCTTCCTCTCCTCGGTCGACAACGCGTGGCTCGTGACGGGTCTGCTCATCGCCGCCGACGCGGACAGCCGACTGCGCCGCCGGATCGACAAGATCCTCGCCACCGCCGACTGGTCGTACTTCTACACGCCGTACGACGCCGCGGACCCCGTGGCCAACCCCGGCCAACTCCGCGGCGGCTTCTGGACCGACACCGGCGAGCCGACGGGCCACCACTACGGAGCGCTCAACACCGAGCCCCGGATGGCCAGTTACCTGGGAATCGCCGACGGCAGCCTTCCCTCGGACCACTACTGGCACATGCTCCGCACGATGCTTCCCGAGCACGGTCAGGAGCAGTCGCCGGGCGGGGCGTACGACACGATCGACGGCGTCCGTCTCTGGCAGGGGCACTACACCTACCGGGGCCGCAAGCTCGTCCCGACCTGGGGCGGCTCGATGTTCGAGGCCCTGATGGTCCCGCTGTTCGTGCCCGAGCCGGAGTGGTCGCCCCGCTCCTGGGGCACCACGCACCGCCGGTTCGTCCGCTCCCAGATCGAGCACGGACTGGAGGAGGCGGAGTACGGCTACTGGGGCTTCTCCCCCTCCGAGGTGCCCGAAGGCGGTTACCAGGAGTACGGCGTGGACGCGATCGGCATGAACATCGACGGATACGCCTCGAACACCGACCGTACGTATGTCACACACGGTGAACCACTGCCGTCGCCCTCCGCGTACACCAACGGGGTCGTGACCCCGCACGCCTCGTTCCTCGCCCTGCCCTACGCACGGTCGGAGGCCCTCGCCAACCTCAAGGCGATCGCCGACGACTTCGGCGCGTACGACGACGGCTACGGGTTCCGGGACTCGGTCAATGTGGGGACCGGACACGTCAGCAGCTCGGCTCTCGCCCTGGATCAGGGCATGATCGCCGCCGCTCTGGCCCAGGAGCTGCGGCCCGGTCTGCTGCAGCGCCCCTTCCGCACCGGCGGTTTCGCTTCGCGCATCCGCCCGATGCTCGGCAAGGAACGCTTCACCATCTGATCCCCCGAAATCCCCGGTCCGACCGGCGCCGCCCTGTCCGTGGCGCCGGTCGGACCTGTGCCGACCAGGCACTTCACCGGTCTCAGGGGCCGCTCTCCGTCCGGTCGCGGCCAGCAGAAGCCGGACATAGCCTCCCAAATGTGAGACGGACAGCAAGCCGCCACCGGACTCGTACGGCCGGCCGGAGCCTTCTGGCCCTGCTGGTGACGGCCGGGTGGCTGCTGATGCCCGCCGCGTCACCCGACGCCCTTGCCGACTGCGAGAGAGCGGTCACCGCGTCCCCCGACCGGCTGTACGGCGACAGCCGAACAGGGCTCTTCGTCGCTTACGTGCCTGACTTCTCGGGCCGCACCGCGCGGAGCCGGGCGGTCGCGGCCGTCGTACCCCTCCCCGCTCCCGCCGCCACTCCCGGCACTGTGGACCCCGACGGCGACGTCTCGTCCAACAGATCGGGCAGCGCGCTCGTCCTGCCTCTCGCGCTGGTTGGCTGCGCGGGAGCGCTCGCCGCGTACGCCCACCTCAAACGCAAACGCCGTGCCTCGACCCGTACGACACCGCGGGGCGGACAAGAAGGCTGGGGAGAGCCGGGGCGACCCCCGGGGACTTCGCTGCCGGAACTCGACCGTCGGGCGGGGCAGGCGCTCGTGGACACGGACGACGCCGTGCGCACCAGCCAGGAGGAACTCGGCTTCGCAACGGCCCAGTTCGGCGAGGATTCCGTGCGGCCGTTCCAGGACACCGTGACATACGCGAAAGGCGAGCTGACGGCCGCCTTCCGGCTGCGTCAGCAGCTCGACGACGCGGCTCCGGAGGACGGTGTCACCCGGCGTCGCATGCTGGACGAGATCGTCTCCC
This window of the Streptomyces niveus genome carries:
- a CDS encoding succinate dehydrogenase/fumarate reductase iron-sulfur subunit; its protein translation is MSASTTPTPSTSDSSASVPSPGPSPAAEAAPSAGATASTSYEAKFKVWRGDAEGGDLKDFAVEVNEGEVVLDIIHRLQATQASDLAVRWNCKAGKCGSCSAEINGRPRLLCMTRMSTFSREETITVTPLRAFPVVRDLVTDVSFNYQKAREVPAFVPPPGVAAGEYRMQQVDVERSQEFRKCIECFLCQDTCHVVRDHEENKSSFAGPRFLMRVAELDMHPLDGAEETGLDRKRTAQDEHGLGYCNITKCCTEVCPENIKITDNALIPLKERVADKKYDPLVWLGDKIRRRTNS
- a CDS encoding TetR/AcrR family transcriptional regulator C-terminal domain-containing protein, with the translated sequence MSVDPPYLRIAAELRRRIASGELAPGDRVPSTRRITQEWGVAMATATKALAALNQEGLVRAVPGVGTVVADPDHSTGRGTSPHQALSRDRVVRAAIALADAEGLGALSMRRVATEFGTSTMALYRHVPSKGELVRLMSEAVFSGGPTGPEPVGWRPRLARELRWLWSQYERHPWLARAMAGLTRPLASPHAMSYTERTLGTLRGLGLTPYGMIHTHLALLGYAQGVAMAVELESQARQDTGMTADEWMAANETRVDSIQLTGEYPVLSTLFGGGDFDLELGALFEFGLERMLDGIERLVEQSVQRSVERAVER
- a CDS encoding MFS transporter, coding for MENSHTPGLAGRKEWIALGVLMLPLLLVSMDISILYFAIPFVSQDLEPSATQQLWILDMYGFVLAGLLITMGALGDRIGRRKLVLAGAAVFGAASVAAAYAHSADALIGVRALLGLGGAALMPSTLALIRNLFHDAKQRGRAVTIWTGVMTTGISLGPVVSGLLLEHFWWGSVFLINLPAMALLLVLVPFLVPESRTDSGAEGVGNGARDGVREPFDLVSAALSLAALLTVIYGIKEWARHGFATVPALAVVVGLALGYVFVRRQKRLANPLIDLELLGRRAFGGPVFANVLAMFATVGMAVFLTQYLQSVQGLKPFEAALWSLVPASGVIVAAPTAAILAQRVDRAYVMGGGFVVAAAGFSWLTQIRTDSPLWFCLSAGALYVGGLVAAMTLANELAIGAAPPERAGSAAAVLESGQELGGALGMAVLGSVGAAVYSRDMADALPADVTAALPGGEADAVRETLGGAAAAAARLPAEAGDSVLEVARDAFSHGMGLASVGAAVVMVVAALFSFVALRGTAGRATSRAGKGPEGGDLARAQTGVLE
- a CDS encoding LacI family DNA-binding transcriptional regulator encodes the protein MSAPTVYDVAERSGVSIATVSRVYRNPDSVRAQTRDRVLEAARSLGYVPSGNARGLASRTTGVLGLCFPDYADPDAETDAEAEADAEADDSAVMLYSDQIIRGMERAARRHGYALLIAASLAGGPESLVAKVAGRVDGFAVLARTVPTEDLEVISRRLPVVMLAGPREIDHLDHIEVANSDGERELARHLIRDHGLRRLAFVGGLRESPDAEARFRGYQEACREAGLPVADEPDLRAEMMTQAEGERTTDALLDRAAVHERPQAILFANDQMAIGALHALERRGVRVPEDIAVTGFDGIPMSRIVRPSLTTVRQPMRRLGEEAVELLIQRLADPTRDPVSLMLPVSLTHRASCGCP
- a CDS encoding acetylxylan esterase is translated as MSEFEHDYPFDPAYGRNLDELLDIPAPAPPDGFDAYWRDRFAAAAGVATAPAVGPQEDERDGCRIFGVSYTSVGGLRLGGWLVLPVKGAAEHGFVIGHGYGGRQEPGADVPLPLPRSAAILPCVRGMGSRSRRPGIPGEADEHVLHGIDSRETYVIGDCVADLWCAASALLELVPELRRAGPGGSARLGYVGESFGGGLGALALPWDERFACGQLTVPTFGNHPLRVTLPCVGSGEAVRAYREEHPEVMDVLAYFDAATAAGRVGVPMMVAPALFDPAVPPPGQFAVYNALPEVRELHVLRAGHFAYEGEGEGVEALAKARREFFGARLG